The proteins below come from a single Hyperolius riggenbachi isolate aHypRig1 chromosome 8, aHypRig1.pri, whole genome shotgun sequence genomic window:
- the LOC137528184 gene encoding E3 SUMO-protein ligase ZBED1-like isoform X2, with protein MASNLATTPRKKREKVTGVMVTSKTKLWNYYTKLSGAYVECKVCKKTFSFQNGTTSMREHLLKLHSVHSVDIPEIKDQSELDFSDQEGAAKRLKQALPSNSLCSSITESQAQAIANLLLEMIYRDLHPLTMVKEKGFVKLLAYLEPNIDLPCQTQLAGMLWHKYTIMKQQLKCCLQAIPSVVISIENWCDHSQRAYLSVTANIIDGKWKFCRYLLETQSVHQVKTQDDLAEHLQVLLGDYGLSTNKVSYIVLDRSSLVSLYDKCFKETYAWTSLCCTANILQHCVQAGLEVQEVKEALNAARGLVSYFQEDFKASCILSLKLEGMKKPRLTLDTDTYWTSTLEMCQNLLDLKWAVLSVLEQQKGEDLSEQQWKLLQDLVLMLKTVWIATEFLQEPQNASISSVVPCVFGVFVALGQTCEASNGAIKAAATQIRAEMSKYWNLLDEGILIANPAIIASFLDPRFKELRFLKPCARAELHMRVKNMLSQQNEQYDSNQLWVLPHVMECTNDSLELSNHNSPSIESDSLYDLLLGRDPTACMPEVHQQLENYIVEPICKRTGDPLQWWNSNHQRYPALAGLARLYLAIPATTVEPGHAFGRPGPLQSRRAALQPKHIDTILFLHNNKDLLDWNIKVE; from the coding sequence ATGGCATCTAATTTGGCTACTACACCACGAAAGAAACGAGAAAAGGTCACAGGTGTTATGGTGACATCCAAGACAAAGTTGTGGAATTATTACACTAAACTTAGTGGTGCCTATGTTGAGTGTAAAGTGTGTAAGAAGACTTTTTCCTTTCAAAATGGAACCACAAGTATGAGAGAGCACCTGCTCAAACTGCACAGTGTTCACAGTGTTGATATCCCAGAAATTAAGGACCAATCTGAACTGGACTTTTCTGACCAGGAGGGGGCAGCCAAGAGACTCAAACAAGCACTGCCTTCTAATAGCCTGTGTTCATCAATAACAGAATCCCAGGCACAAGCAATTGCTAACCTTTTGTTAGAGATGATATACCGTGACCTCCATCCTCTTACCATGGTTAAAGAAAAGGGTTTTGTGAAGCTACTGGCTTACTTGGAACCAAATATTGATCTGCCATGCCAAACACAATTAGCTGGAATGTTATGGCATAAATACACCATAATGAAGCAGCAACTGAAGTGTTGTCTTCAAGCTATTCCATCTGTTGTCATATCTATTGAGAACTGGTGTGATCACTCCCAGAGGGCCTACCTTTCTGTTACAGCAAATATTATTGACGGAAAATGGAAGTTTTGTAGATATCTACTGGAGACACAAAGTGTTCACCAAGTCAAAACACAAGATGATCTGGCAGAGCATTTGCAAGTTCTTCTGGGGGACTATGGACTATCTACCAATAAAGTGTCCTATATTGTACTTGATCGTTCATCCTTGGTGTCCCTTtatgacaaatgtttcaaagaaaCCTATGCGTGGACAAGTCTCTGCTGCACTGCCAATATCTTACAGCATTGTGTTCAAGCAGGGCTAGAGGTCCAGGAAGTGAAAGAGGCATTGAATGCAGCCAGGGGCTTGGTTAGCTACTTCCAGGAGGACTTTAAAGCTAGCTGTATCCTTAGCTTAAAACTGGAAGGTATGAAGAAGCCCAGGTTGACTCTAGATACAGACACCTACTGGACCTCTACTTTGGAAATGTGTCAGAACTTGCTGGATCTCAAGTGGGCTGTCCTTTCCGTATTAGAGCAGCAAAAAGGAGAGGATTTGTCGGAGCAGCAATGGAAATTACTGCAAGACTTGGTCCTCATGTTGAAAACCGTATGGATTGCTACGGAATTCCTGCAAGAACCACAGAATGCTTCTATTTCCTCAGTAGTTCCCTGTGTTTTTGGTGTCTTTGTTGCTCTTGGGCAAACTTGTGAAGCTAGCAATGGTGCCATTAAAGCTGCTGCAACTCAAATACGGGCTGAGATGTCTAAGTACTGGAACCTGTTGGATGAAGGAATATTAATAGCCAATCCAGCAATAATTGCATCATTTTTGGACCCTCGTTTTAAGGAGCTGAGGTTTCTTAAACCATGTGCTAGAGCAGAACTGCATATGAGGGTAAAGAACATGCTTTCTCAGCAGAATGAACAATACGATTCAAACCAATTATGGGTCTTGCCTCATGTAATGGAATGCACCAATGACAGCCTTGAACTTTCAAATCACAACAGTCCTAGTATTGAATCCGACAGCCTATATGACCTCCTTCTGGGGAGAGATCCAACAGCATGTATGCCTGAAGTCCATCAGCAGTTGGAGAATTACATTGTGGAACCTATCTGCAAACGTACAGGAGACCCTCTTCAGTGGTGGAATAGTAATCATCAGAGGTACCCAGCACTGGCTGGTTTAGCTCGCCTGTACCTTGCCATACCAGCCACTACTGTTGAGCCTGGACATGCCTTTGGCAGACCTGGTCCACTGCAGAGCCGCAGAGCTGCTCTGCAGCCGAAACACATAGACACAATCCTGTTCTTGCACAACAATAAAGACCTGCTGGATTGGAACATAAAAGTGGAGTAA
- the LOC137528184 gene encoding E3 SUMO-protein ligase ZBED1-like isoform X1 gives MRAERSDQTDAAEIHDSAMASNLATTPRKKREKVTGVMVTSKTKLWNYYTKLSGAYVECKVCKKTFSFQNGTTSMREHLLKLHSVHSVDIPEIKDQSELDFSDQEGAAKRLKQALPSNSLCSSITESQAQAIANLLLEMIYRDLHPLTMVKEKGFVKLLAYLEPNIDLPCQTQLAGMLWHKYTIMKQQLKCCLQAIPSVVISIENWCDHSQRAYLSVTANIIDGKWKFCRYLLETQSVHQVKTQDDLAEHLQVLLGDYGLSTNKVSYIVLDRSSLVSLYDKCFKETYAWTSLCCTANILQHCVQAGLEVQEVKEALNAARGLVSYFQEDFKASCILSLKLEGMKKPRLTLDTDTYWTSTLEMCQNLLDLKWAVLSVLEQQKGEDLSEQQWKLLQDLVLMLKTVWIATEFLQEPQNASISSVVPCVFGVFVALGQTCEASNGAIKAAATQIRAEMSKYWNLLDEGILIANPAIIASFLDPRFKELRFLKPCARAELHMRVKNMLSQQNEQYDSNQLWVLPHVMECTNDSLELSNHNSPSIESDSLYDLLLGRDPTACMPEVHQQLENYIVEPICKRTGDPLQWWNSNHQRYPALAGLARLYLAIPATTVEPGHAFGRPGPLQSRRAALQPKHIDTILFLHNNKDLLDWNIKVE, from the exons ATGAGAGCTGAGCGGTCGGATCAAACTGATG CTGCAGAGATACATGATTCTGCGATGGCATCTAATTTGGCTACTACACCACGAAAGAAACGAGAAAAGGTCACAGGTGTTATGGTGACATCCAAGACAAAGTTGTGGAATTATTACACTAAACTTAGTGGTGCCTATGTTGAGTGTAAAGTGTGTAAGAAGACTTTTTCCTTTCAAAATGGAACCACAAGTATGAGAGAGCACCTGCTCAAACTGCACAGTGTTCACAGTGTTGATATCCCAGAAATTAAGGACCAATCTGAACTGGACTTTTCTGACCAGGAGGGGGCAGCCAAGAGACTCAAACAAGCACTGCCTTCTAATAGCCTGTGTTCATCAATAACAGAATCCCAGGCACAAGCAATTGCTAACCTTTTGTTAGAGATGATATACCGTGACCTCCATCCTCTTACCATGGTTAAAGAAAAGGGTTTTGTGAAGCTACTGGCTTACTTGGAACCAAATATTGATCTGCCATGCCAAACACAATTAGCTGGAATGTTATGGCATAAATACACCATAATGAAGCAGCAACTGAAGTGTTGTCTTCAAGCTATTCCATCTGTTGTCATATCTATTGAGAACTGGTGTGATCACTCCCAGAGGGCCTACCTTTCTGTTACAGCAAATATTATTGACGGAAAATGGAAGTTTTGTAGATATCTACTGGAGACACAAAGTGTTCACCAAGTCAAAACACAAGATGATCTGGCAGAGCATTTGCAAGTTCTTCTGGGGGACTATGGACTATCTACCAATAAAGTGTCCTATATTGTACTTGATCGTTCATCCTTGGTGTCCCTTtatgacaaatgtttcaaagaaaCCTATGCGTGGACAAGTCTCTGCTGCACTGCCAATATCTTACAGCATTGTGTTCAAGCAGGGCTAGAGGTCCAGGAAGTGAAAGAGGCATTGAATGCAGCCAGGGGCTTGGTTAGCTACTTCCAGGAGGACTTTAAAGCTAGCTGTATCCTTAGCTTAAAACTGGAAGGTATGAAGAAGCCCAGGTTGACTCTAGATACAGACACCTACTGGACCTCTACTTTGGAAATGTGTCAGAACTTGCTGGATCTCAAGTGGGCTGTCCTTTCCGTATTAGAGCAGCAAAAAGGAGAGGATTTGTCGGAGCAGCAATGGAAATTACTGCAAGACTTGGTCCTCATGTTGAAAACCGTATGGATTGCTACGGAATTCCTGCAAGAACCACAGAATGCTTCTATTTCCTCAGTAGTTCCCTGTGTTTTTGGTGTCTTTGTTGCTCTTGGGCAAACTTGTGAAGCTAGCAATGGTGCCATTAAAGCTGCTGCAACTCAAATACGGGCTGAGATGTCTAAGTACTGGAACCTGTTGGATGAAGGAATATTAATAGCCAATCCAGCAATAATTGCATCATTTTTGGACCCTCGTTTTAAGGAGCTGAGGTTTCTTAAACCATGTGCTAGAGCAGAACTGCATATGAGGGTAAAGAACATGCTTTCTCAGCAGAATGAACAATACGATTCAAACCAATTATGGGTCTTGCCTCATGTAATGGAATGCACCAATGACAGCCTTGAACTTTCAAATCACAACAGTCCTAGTATTGAATCCGACAGCCTATATGACCTCCTTCTGGGGAGAGATCCAACAGCATGTATGCCTGAAGTCCATCAGCAGTTGGAGAATTACATTGTGGAACCTATCTGCAAACGTACAGGAGACCCTCTTCAGTGGTGGAATAGTAATCATCAGAGGTACCCAGCACTGGCTGGTTTAGCTCGCCTGTACCTTGCCATACCAGCCACTACTGTTGAGCCTGGACATGCCTTTGGCAGACCTGGTCCACTGCAGAGCCGCAGAGCTGCTCTGCAGCCGAAACACATAGACACAATCCTGTTCTTGCACAACAATAAAGACCTGCTGGATTGGAACATAAAAGTGGAGTAA